A window of the uncultured Fretibacterium sp. genome harbors these coding sequences:
- a CDS encoding ABC transporter permease, translating into MRPSQSYWQDAWRRLKRDRLALLGGAAILLILLLAVVGPWLSPYAYDTQDFLESNELPSLKHWFGTDMFGRDLLVRVLYGARISLAVGFVASLINLTIGVIYGGVSGFVGGRMDNLMMRVVDTIYSVPLMIYVILLMVVVGPGLKSIFLTLGISYWASMARIVRSEVMRIKNEEFVLAARVLGASGARMLLRHLIPNAMGPILVTLTFSIPQAIFTEAFLSFVGLGVSAPMASWGVLCNDAIGALAIYPWQLFFPAAAISVTILAFNFLGDGLRDALDPRLRK; encoded by the coding sequence GTGCGTCCCTCGCAGAGCTATTGGCAGGACGCCTGGCGTCGTCTTAAGCGGGACCGGCTGGCCCTGCTGGGCGGGGCGGCGATCCTGCTTATCCTGCTGCTGGCCGTCGTCGGGCCGTGGCTCTCGCCCTACGCCTACGACACGCAGGACTTCCTGGAGTCCAACGAGCTGCCCAGCCTGAAGCATTGGTTTGGGACGGACATGTTCGGGCGCGACCTTCTCGTCCGCGTGCTCTACGGGGCGCGGATATCCCTGGCGGTCGGGTTCGTCGCGAGCCTCATCAACCTGACGATCGGCGTGATCTACGGCGGCGTCTCCGGCTTCGTCGGGGGGCGAATGGACAACCTCATGATGCGCGTCGTCGACACCATCTACAGCGTGCCGCTGATGATCTACGTCATCCTTCTGATGGTCGTCGTGGGGCCGGGGCTGAAGAGCATCTTCCTGACGCTCGGCATCTCCTACTGGGCCTCCATGGCCCGCATCGTGAGGTCCGAGGTCATGCGGATCAAGAACGAGGAGTTCGTGCTGGCCGCCCGGGTCCTGGGGGCCTCCGGCGCCCGGATGCTGTTGCGGCACCTCATCCCCAACGCGATGGGGCCCATCCTGGTGACGCTCACCTTCTCCATCCCTCAGGCCATCTTCACCGAGGCGTTCCTGAGCTTCGTCGGCCTGGGGGTCAGCGCTCCAATGGCTAGCTGGGGCGTGCTGTGCAACGACGCGATCGGCGCGCTGGCCATCTACCCGTGGCAGCTCTTCTTCCCGGCCGCCGCGATCTCGGTCACCATACTGGCCTTCAATTTCCTGGGCGACGGCCTGCGCGACGCGCTGGACCCGCGCCTGAGGAAGTAG
- a CDS encoding ABC transporter permease, which translates to MRKYIFQRIWTSFLTLFVVITLTFFMMRAIPGGPFTGEKGIPPHIMAKIMERYQLSDPLYVQYGRYLWNVLRFDLGPSYRYEGMTVNEIISGSFPVSLMVGSMALALALAVGIPAGIISALRRGRWQDRSAMVLATLGITIPNFVIATTLVYLFAYRWGWVTVGFWEGLPTAVLPALTLAGYPMAFISRLTRSSMLEVIQQDYIRTAHSKGLRERTVVYIHALRNAIIPVITYLGPLAAGILTGSFVVEQVFGVPGLGTFFVTSISNRDYTTIMGVTIFYSALLVFLNLVVDICLGFVDPRIKLH; encoded by the coding sequence ATGCGAAAGTACATCTTCCAGAGGATCTGGACCAGTTTTTTGACGTTGTTTGTCGTCATAACCCTCACCTTCTTCATGATGCGGGCCATCCCCGGCGGTCCCTTCACGGGCGAGAAGGGCATTCCGCCGCACATCATGGCCAAGATCATGGAACGTTATCAGTTGAGCGACCCGCTTTACGTGCAGTATGGGCGCTATCTCTGGAACGTCCTCCGTTTCGACCTGGGCCCCTCCTACCGCTACGAGGGCATGACGGTCAACGAGATCATCAGCGGCAGTTTCCCCGTGTCCCTGATGGTGGGTTCCATGGCGCTGGCGCTGGCCCTGGCGGTCGGCATCCCGGCGGGCATCATCTCCGCGCTGCGGCGCGGGCGGTGGCAGGACCGCAGCGCGATGGTCCTGGCGACGCTGGGCATCACCATCCCCAATTTCGTCATCGCCACGACCCTGGTCTACCTCTTCGCCTACCGATGGGGCTGGGTGACGGTGGGCTTCTGGGAGGGACTGCCCACTGCCGTCCTCCCCGCCCTGACCCTGGCGGGGTACCCCATGGCCTTCATCTCACGCCTGACGCGGTCCAGCATGCTGGAGGTCATCCAGCAGGACTACATCCGCACCGCACATTCCAAGGGGCTCCGGGAGCGCACGGTCGTCTACATCCACGCGCTGCGCAACGCCATCATCCCAGTCATCACCTACCTGGGGCCGCTCGCCGCAGGGATCCTTACCGGCAGCTTCGTCGTGGAGCAGGTCTTCGGCGTGCCGGGGCTGGGGACGTTCTTCGTCACCAGCATCTCCAACCGCGACTACACCACCATCATGGGGGTCACGATCTTCTACAGCGCGCTCCTGGTCTTCCTGAACCTGGTCGTGGACATCTGCCTCGGGTTCGTCGACCCGAGGATCAAGCTGCACTAA
- a CDS encoding M20/M25/M40 family metallo-hydrolase: MKDREKRIFDWLSAHKEDIIADLLALVRSESPTGDKAAVDACGRVLASLYRDRLGAVSRTVPQAEAGDHLVTELGEGERTLLIVGHIDTVHPVGSVPVRREGDVLYGPGVIDMKGGDIAVVWALKALKDLGLPVGKRVRIVNNSDEETGSHSSRGLLLDSARGACACIVPEPATCPDGKVKPSRKGGGEIVVRCCGRAAHAGNNPQEGVDANVELAHQIIYLKGLSDYGGKGSTYSPGVISGGKAVNVVSDYAEATVDWRMCVPEDISRTRRLLAERKAVLPGAQVEFEVRVGHPPLAENARNLALLELLKQCGADLDMRIEAAPMVGGCSDGNDISDAGVPTIDGMGMVGNFIHNPQEQLFLEHLVPRVALLASLILRV, from the coding sequence ATGAAGGATCGGGAAAAGAGGATCTTCGACTGGCTCTCGGCCCATAAAGAGGACATCATCGCCGACCTGCTGGCTCTGGTCCGCTCGGAGTCCCCTACAGGGGACAAGGCCGCCGTGGACGCCTGTGGAAGGGTTCTGGCATCGCTCTATCGGGACCGCCTTGGCGCCGTGTCTCGGACGGTCCCGCAGGCGGAGGCGGGGGACCACCTGGTGACGGAGCTCGGGGAGGGGGAGCGCACCCTCCTGATCGTCGGACACATCGACACGGTGCACCCCGTGGGGTCCGTGCCCGTCCGCCGGGAGGGAGACGTGCTCTACGGCCCCGGGGTCATCGACATGAAGGGCGGTGACATCGCCGTCGTCTGGGCCCTGAAGGCGCTGAAAGACCTGGGCCTCCCCGTCGGCAAGAGGGTCCGCATCGTCAACAACTCCGACGAGGAGACGGGCTCCCACAGCTCGCGGGGCCTGCTGCTCGACAGCGCGCGGGGGGCCTGCGCCTGCATCGTCCCAGAGCCGGCCACCTGCCCCGACGGGAAGGTCAAGCCCAGCCGCAAGGGCGGCGGGGAGATCGTCGTCCGATGCTGCGGCAGAGCGGCCCACGCCGGCAACAACCCCCAGGAGGGCGTCGACGCAAACGTGGAGCTGGCGCACCAGATCATCTACCTCAAGGGCCTGTCGGACTACGGGGGGAAGGGCAGCACCTACAGCCCCGGCGTCATATCGGGCGGCAAGGCTGTCAACGTCGTCAGCGACTACGCGGAGGCGACCGTGGACTGGCGCATGTGCGTCCCGGAGGATATCTCCCGCACGAGAAGGCTCCTCGCGGAGCGGAAGGCCGTCCTGCCGGGCGCACAGGTGGAGTTTGAGGTCAGAGTGGGGCACCCGCCGCTGGCGGAAAACGCACGGAACCTCGCCCTCCTGGAGCTTCTGAAACAGTGCGGGGCGGACTTGGACATGAGGATCGAGGCGGCGCCCATGGTGGGCGGCTGCTCCGACGGCAACGACATCTCGGACGCGGGGGTCCCCACCATCGACGGCATGGGCATGGTAGGAAACTTCATCCACAATCCGCAGGAGCAGCTCTTTCTGGAGCACCTGGTGCCCCGCGTCGCCCTCCTGGCCTCGCTGATCCTGAGGGTGTGA
- a CDS encoding peptide ABC transporter substrate-binding protein codes for MKGKKWFLALVAVLCLMGTGAAAEKEIVFNLAVEPKTIDPVQNESVDGSDVIMNIFEGLVRVGPDAKPEAGLAEKWDVSEDGLTWTFHLRPGLKWSDGEPLTAGHFKHGFMRLINAESAAPYSYMGFFIKNAEAFFNGKAKAEEVGLNVLDDVTLQIVLEERCPLILEYLSFGNFIPARPDVVDKDPRGWAAKDDFPCNGPFMIVEWKHNSEMTLVKNPNYWEADKVRLDKIRMTMIVDSNTALAATKAGKIDFNKQLPPQMTPQLLKSGEAKLSDTLGVSFSVFNLKRPPFDNPKVRQAFNLAIDRTAMVEKVAQGGQKPAVAYIPYVIPGTGQDKDFRGESKDYLPVRADPEAAKKLLAEAGYPDGKGFPKVAYKYNLNPINKAIAEALQAMWKQNLGVEVELSNEEWKVFIETRNQKNFDIARHAYLADFLDAGSLLELWVTDGPMNVANYSNPEYDACMKEARTEMDRSKRIGAMLRAEELLMKDAVTLPIYFYTTAYIQSDRLKGVFLTPFNWVLFHRAEVVE; via the coding sequence ATGAAGGGAAAGAAGTGGTTTCTTGCGCTGGTGGCCGTGCTATGCCTGATGGGGACGGGCGCGGCTGCGGAGAAGGAGATCGTCTTCAACCTGGCGGTCGAGCCCAAGACGATCGATCCCGTTCAGAACGAGTCCGTCGACGGTTCCGACGTCATCATGAACATCTTCGAGGGGCTCGTGCGCGTCGGTCCGGACGCGAAGCCGGAGGCGGGGTTGGCCGAAAAATGGGACGTGTCGGAGGATGGGCTGACCTGGACGTTCCACCTGCGCCCGGGGCTCAAGTGGTCGGACGGAGAGCCCTTGACCGCTGGGCATTTCAAGCATGGCTTTATGCGTTTGATCAATGCGGAGAGCGCCGCTCCGTATTCCTACATGGGCTTCTTCATCAAGAATGCCGAGGCGTTCTTCAACGGCAAGGCCAAGGCCGAGGAGGTGGGGCTCAACGTCCTCGACGACGTGACGCTCCAGATCGTCCTCGAGGAGAGGTGCCCGTTGATTCTGGAATACCTTTCCTTCGGCAACTTCATCCCCGCCCGGCCCGACGTGGTGGACAAGGACCCGCGCGGCTGGGCTGCGAAGGACGATTTCCCGTGCAACGGCCCGTTCATGATCGTGGAGTGGAAGCACAACAGCGAGATGACCCTCGTGAAGAACCCCAACTACTGGGAAGCGGACAAGGTCAGGCTCGACAAGATCCGCATGACGATGATCGTCGATTCCAACACCGCGCTGGCGGCGACGAAGGCCGGGAAGATCGACTTCAACAAGCAGCTGCCGCCGCAGATGACGCCGCAGCTCCTGAAGAGCGGCGAGGCGAAGCTGTCCGACACGCTCGGCGTCTCCTTCTCCGTCTTCAATCTCAAGAGGCCGCCCTTCGATAACCCGAAGGTGCGACAGGCGTTCAACCTGGCGATCGACCGGACGGCGATGGTGGAGAAGGTGGCGCAGGGCGGCCAAAAGCCCGCTGTCGCCTATATCCCCTATGTCATACCCGGGACGGGGCAGGACAAGGACTTTCGCGGCGAGTCCAAGGATTACCTCCCCGTGAGGGCCGACCCCGAGGCGGCGAAAAAGCTGCTGGCCGAGGCCGGGTACCCGGACGGCAAGGGTTTCCCCAAGGTCGCCTACAAGTACAACCTGAACCCCATCAACAAAGCCATCGCCGAGGCGCTCCAGGCCATGTGGAAGCAGAACCTGGGCGTGGAGGTGGAGCTGTCCAACGAGGAGTGGAAGGTGTTTATCGAGACGCGCAACCAGAAGAACTTCGATATCGCGCGCCATGCCTATCTGGCGGACTTCCTCGATGCGGGCAGCCTGTTGGAACTGTGGGTGACCGACGGGCCGATGAACGTGGCCAACTACTCGAACCCCGAGTACGACGCCTGCATGAAGGAGGCCCGGACGGAGATGGACCGGTCCAAGCGCATCGGGGCCATGCTCCGGGCCGAGGAGCTCCTGATGAAGGATGCGGTGACGCTGCCGATATACTTCTACACGACGGCCTACATCCAGAGCGATCGCCTCAAGGGCGTCTTCCTGACCCCCTTCAACTGGGTCCTCTTTCACCGCGCCGAGGTCGTGGAATAG
- a CDS encoding ABC transporter ATP-binding protein has translation MTAGEDALLRVEDLRTSFFTPVGEVKAVGGVSFELRRGEVLGIVGESGSGKSVTMLSLLRLLGTSGRVVGGSIVFDGAELTEVPERRMADLRGRRISMIFQDPMTSLNPVLTIGYQLEEPLRRHGRGPAAKRRERVLEMLRRVGIEPAERRIGQYPHQFSGGQRQRIMIAMALMCHPDLLIADEPTTALDVTVQAQILDLMKELQGQFGTSIVLITHDLGVIAGMADRVLVMYGGRIVERGTRRDVFYAPAHPYTRGLLRSVPNPDELTKKRLIPIEGQPPDLLNPPFGCPYAARCPETMRVCMGYPPQRTSLSDSHSASCWLLARPGSEVGR, from the coding sequence ATGACGGCGGGCGAGGACGCCCTTTTGCGGGTGGAGGACCTGCGCACCTCCTTCTTTACCCCGGTGGGGGAGGTGAAGGCGGTCGGCGGGGTGTCCTTCGAGCTGAGGCGGGGCGAGGTGCTGGGGATCGTCGGCGAGTCCGGGAGCGGCAAGAGCGTGACCATGCTGTCGCTGCTGCGCCTGCTCGGGACTTCCGGGCGCGTTGTGGGTGGGAGCATCGTCTTTGACGGGGCCGAGCTGACGGAGGTCCCCGAACGGCGGATGGCCGATCTGCGGGGACGGCGCATCTCGATGATCTTTCAGGACCCCATGACGAGCCTGAACCCCGTGCTCACCATCGGCTATCAGCTCGAGGAACCGCTTCGGCGCCACGGACGCGGCCCGGCCGCCAAGCGCCGGGAGCGTGTGCTCGAGATGCTGCGCCGCGTGGGCATCGAGCCCGCGGAGCGCCGCATCGGCCAGTACCCACACCAGTTCAGCGGCGGGCAGCGGCAGCGCATCATGATCGCCATGGCGCTGATGTGCCATCCCGACCTGCTGATCGCCGACGAACCGACGACGGCCCTGGACGTCACCGTCCAGGCCCAGATCCTGGACCTGATGAAGGAGCTCCAGGGGCAGTTCGGCACGTCGATCGTCCTGATCACCCACGACCTGGGGGTGATCGCGGGCATGGCCGACCGGGTGCTCGTCATGTACGGCGGGCGCATCGTGGAGCGGGGAACCCGGCGCGACGTCTTTTACGCCCCGGCGCATCCCTATACCCGCGGCCTCCTGAGGTCGGTCCCCAACCCGGACGAGCTGACGAAGAAGCGTCTGATCCCCATCGAGGGGCAGCCTCCGGACCTGCTGAACCCGCCCTTCGGCTGTCCCTACGCCGCGCGTTGTCCGGAGACGATGCGCGTCTGCATGGGATACCCGCCGCAGCGGACGAGCCTCTCGGACTCGCACAGCGCGTCCTGCTGGCTCCTGGCCCGGCCGGGCTCGGAGGTGGGGAGATGA
- a CDS encoding ATP-binding cassette domain-containing protein, translating into MTTAAGRGTGSETVLLEVRDLTKHFAVPGGMVRSVDGVSFDIRAGETLGLVGESGCGKTTTGRTIVRLYEPTGGSVRFMGQDISRLSQHGMLPWRKRMQMIFQDPYASLNPRMTVGDIVMEPMVIHGFPRDERADRVRHLLRMVGLNSEHANRYPHEFSGGQRQRIGIARALAVEPEFIVCDEPISALDVSIQAQIVNMLEDLQDKLGLTYLFIAHDLSMVKHISDRIAVMYLGNIVELAESGELYNNPQHPYTRSLLSAIPIPDPDLSDARRRISLSGEIPSPLNPPSGCKFHTRCPDAKPECAEADTALRELRPGHLCSCLMA; encoded by the coding sequence ATGACGACGGCGGCCGGACGGGGGACCGGGTCGGAGACGGTTCTTCTCGAGGTTCGGGACCTGACGAAGCACTTCGCCGTCCCGGGCGGGATGGTGCGCTCGGTCGACGGGGTGTCCTTCGACATCCGCGCCGGGGAGACCCTGGGGCTGGTGGGGGAGTCCGGCTGCGGCAAGACCACGACGGGCCGTACCATCGTCAGGCTCTACGAGCCCACGGGCGGTTCGGTCCGCTTCATGGGGCAGGACATCTCCCGTCTGTCGCAGCACGGGATGCTGCCGTGGCGCAAGCGGATGCAGATGATCTTCCAGGACCCCTACGCCTCGCTGAACCCGCGCATGACGGTGGGCGACATCGTGATGGAGCCGATGGTCATCCACGGCTTCCCCAGGGACGAGCGGGCCGACCGGGTCCGGCATTTGCTGCGCATGGTGGGGCTGAACAGCGAGCACGCCAACCGTTATCCGCACGAGTTCAGCGGCGGTCAGCGCCAGAGGATCGGGATCGCCCGGGCCCTGGCCGTGGAGCCCGAGTTCATCGTCTGCGACGAGCCGATCTCGGCGCTCGACGTCTCCATCCAGGCCCAGATCGTCAACATGCTGGAGGACCTTCAGGACAAGCTGGGGCTCACCTACCTGTTCATCGCGCACGACCTTTCGATGGTGAAGCACATCAGCGACCGCATCGCGGTGATGTACCTGGGCAATATCGTGGAGTTGGCGGAGAGCGGAGAGCTCTACAATAACCCGCAGCACCCCTACACCCGCTCGCTGCTCTCGGCCATCCCCATCCCGGACCCGGACCTTTCCGACGCGCGGCGGCGCATCTCCCTGTCGGGCGAGATACCGAGCCCCCTGAACCCGCCCTCCGGCTGCAAGTTCCACACGCGGTGCCCCGACGCGAAGCCGGAGTGCGCCGAGGCCGACACGGCGCTGCGGGAGCTCCGTCCGGGGCACCTGTGTAGCTGCCTGATGGCGTAG
- a CDS encoding AbgT family transporter, whose amino-acid sequence MLEKVEPSGKKKLVVPQILVLITGLIVFFCLLSYFLPGGEYQLDENKRAIAGTFAYTGVKPFSLWQALLAIHKGVIASGNIISLLLVCGGSIAVVIATGCFEDLLNYGIFKLEDKSVSVLVPSIVVLMSALGAFAGNDSMIAFVTVGMLICRRLRLDAICAMAMFYLGYLIGQGASFTNTLLIIAQTMCEVVPLSGMGVRIVIWVIFTAIGAVYCTRYALRVSRDPARSITGVLAEVEEGESVARTKLPVRALFNALTLFVCYIIFAVGSKLWKWGNDYLVAIMVLDVFLTAVIYRMNPNDVGKAFFKGAQSMGGICVVLGLAKVIGTVLTESRMVNTIAHFASMTLGGFGVSGAAIGIFVLILLFNMLIPSNSSKAAILLPLLCPISDVVGITRDVLALAYMIGDSLTNTLTPVSGPLIGSLGLAGVDYSDWIKYSLPLMAILMLVGGAFIAVLAAMAWVG is encoded by the coding sequence ATGCTGGAAAAGGTAGAGCCTTCAGGGAAGAAAAAACTTGTCGTGCCGCAGATCCTTGTCCTCATCACGGGGCTGATCGTTTTTTTCTGCCTCCTGAGCTATTTTTTGCCTGGCGGAGAGTATCAGCTTGACGAGAACAAGCGCGCCATCGCGGGGACGTTCGCCTATACGGGGGTCAAGCCGTTCTCGCTGTGGCAGGCGCTTTTGGCCATCCACAAGGGCGTGATCGCCTCCGGCAACATCATCTCGCTGCTTCTCGTCTGCGGTGGCTCCATCGCGGTCGTCATCGCCACGGGGTGTTTTGAGGACCTGCTCAACTACGGGATATTCAAACTTGAAGACAAGAGCGTGAGCGTCCTGGTTCCCAGCATCGTCGTCTTGATGTCGGCGCTCGGCGCTTTCGCAGGAAACGACTCCATGATCGCCTTCGTCACGGTGGGCATGCTGATCTGCCGGCGGCTGAGGCTAGACGCGATATGCGCCATGGCGATGTTCTACCTTGGCTACCTGATCGGTCAGGGCGCGTCCTTCACGAACACGCTGCTCATCATCGCGCAGACGATGTGCGAAGTCGTCCCCCTGTCCGGCATGGGAGTCCGCATCGTCATCTGGGTCATCTTCACGGCCATCGGCGCCGTTTACTGCACGCGTTATGCCCTGCGCGTCAGCCGCGACCCCGCGCGCAGCATCACGGGCGTCCTGGCGGAGGTCGAGGAGGGGGAGTCCGTCGCGAGGACGAAACTTCCCGTGCGCGCCCTGTTCAACGCACTGACGCTTTTTGTGTGCTACATCATCTTTGCCGTCGGTTCAAAGCTCTGGAAGTGGGGCAACGACTACCTGGTCGCGATCATGGTGCTGGACGTTTTCCTGACGGCCGTCATCTACAGGATGAACCCCAACGACGTTGGCAAGGCCTTTTTCAAGGGCGCCCAGAGCATGGGCGGCATCTGCGTCGTGCTGGGGCTGGCCAAGGTCATCGGCACGGTCCTCACCGAGAGCAGAATGGTGAACACCATCGCCCACTTTGCCTCGATGACGCTTGGCGGGTTCGGCGTCAGCGGCGCAGCCATTGGCATCTTCGTCCTGATCCTGCTCTTCAACATGCTCATCCCCAGCAACTCGTCCAAGGCAGCCATCCTGCTTCCGCTCCTGTGTCCTATCAGCGACGTCGTGGGCATCACTCGTGACGTGCTAGCTCTTGCGTACATGATTGGCGACAGTCTCACCAACACGCTGACGCCCGTGTCGGGGCCGCTGATCGGCTCCTTGGGGCTGGCCGGCGTCGATTATTCCGACTGGATCAAGTACTCTCTTCCGCTGATGGCCATCCTCATGCTCGTCGGCGGCGCGTTCATCGCCGTGCTGGCCGCGATGGCGTGGGTTGGCTAG